A region of Pseudomonas cavernicola DNA encodes the following proteins:
- the phoR gene encoding phosphate regulon sensor histidine kinase PhoR: MNQDWRGAVIRRLLLLLAGCLLVGLISGEYAWSLVVGLAAYLGWTLAQLLRLHTWLKRHQADEPPPDGYGLWGEVFDNIYHLQRRDQRVRGRLQAVIDRVQESTAALNDAVIMLDSDGNLEWWNRAAETLLGLKTPQDSGQPVTNLIRHPTFKDYFEQNNHSEPLELPSPINDRLRLQFHITQYGNREHLMLVRDITRLHQLEQMRKDFVANVSHELRTPLTVISGYLETLLDNVDDINPRWLRALQQMQQQGGRMQNLLNDLLLLAKLEATDYPSDNQPVAVDLLLLSIKSDAQALSSERHHRISLEADASLKLKGSETELRSAFSNLIFNAVKYTPDEGEIRIRWWGDEQGAHLSVQDSGLGIEAKHLPRLTERFYRVDSSRASNTGGTGLGLAIVKHVLLRHRARLDISSVLGKGSTFTCHFPSTQVVKR; the protein is encoded by the coding sequence GTGAATCAAGACTGGCGTGGCGCCGTAATCCGTCGCCTGTTACTGCTACTGGCCGGCTGTTTGCTGGTCGGTCTGATCAGCGGCGAATATGCCTGGAGCCTGGTGGTCGGCCTCGCCGCCTACCTCGGCTGGACCCTGGCCCAGTTGCTGCGCCTGCACACATGGCTGAAGCGTCACCAAGCGGATGAGCCACCACCGGATGGCTACGGCTTGTGGGGCGAAGTCTTCGACAACATCTACCACCTGCAACGACGCGACCAACGGGTGCGTGGACGCCTGCAAGCGGTGATCGATCGAGTGCAGGAATCCACCGCGGCATTGAATGATGCGGTGATCATGCTCGACAGCGATGGCAACCTGGAGTGGTGGAACCGCGCAGCGGAAACCTTGCTCGGCCTGAAGACCCCGCAAGACAGCGGCCAGCCAGTGACCAACCTGATCCGCCATCCAACCTTCAAAGACTACTTCGAGCAGAACAACCACAGCGAACCGTTGGAGCTGCCCTCACCGATCAACGACCGCCTGCGCCTGCAATTTCACATCACCCAGTACGGCAACCGCGAACACCTGATGTTGGTGCGCGATATCACTCGTCTGCACCAGTTGGAGCAGATGCGCAAAGACTTCGTCGCCAACGTCTCGCATGAACTACGAACTCCGTTGACGGTGATCTCCGGCTATCTGGAAACCCTGCTGGATAACGTCGACGACATCAACCCACGCTGGCTACGCGCCCTGCAACAGATGCAACAGCAAGGCGGGCGGATGCAGAATCTGCTGAATGACTTGCTGCTGCTGGCCAAGCTGGAAGCTACCGATTACCCCTCGGACAACCAACCGGTGGCCGTCGACTTGCTGCTGCTGTCGATCAAAAGCGACGCGCAAGCCCTGTCGAGCGAGCGCCATCACCGTATCAGCCTGGAAGCCGACGCCAGCCTCAAGCTCAAAGGCAGCGAGACGGAGCTGCGTAGCGCCTTCTCCAACCTGATTTTCAATGCGGTGAAATACACCCCGGATGAGGGCGAGATCCGCATCCGTTGGTGGGGCGACGAGCAAGGCGCGCATCTGAGCGTGCAGGACAGTGGCCTGGGTATCGAAGCCAAACACCTGCCACGGCTGACCGAGCGCTTCTACCGGGTCGACTCCAGCCGCGCCTCGAATACCGGCGGCACCGGGCTCGGGCTGGCCATCGTCAAACACGTGTTGTTGCGCCACCGCGCACGCCTGGATATCAGCAGTGTGCTGGGCAAAGGCAGCACCTTCACCTGCCACTTCCCC
- the phoB gene encoding phosphate regulon transcriptional regulator PhoB produces MVGKNILIVDDEAPIREMIAVALEMAGYECLEAENTQQAHAIIVDRKPDLILLDWMLPGTSGIELARRLKRDELTGGIPIIMLTAKGEEDNKIQGLEVGADDYITKPFSPRELVARLKAVLRRAGPSDGEAPIEVGGLLLDPISHRVTIDGKPAEMGPTEYRLLQFFMTHQERAYTRGQLLDQVWGGNVYVEERTVDVHIRRLRKALGEVYENLVQTVRGTGYRFSTKS; encoded by the coding sequence ATGGTTGGCAAGAACATCCTGATCGTTGACGACGAAGCGCCGATCCGCGAAATGATCGCGGTCGCCCTGGAAATGGCCGGCTACGAGTGCCTGGAAGCGGAAAACACCCAGCAAGCCCACGCCATCATCGTCGACCGCAAACCCGATTTGATCCTGCTCGACTGGATGCTGCCCGGCACCTCTGGTATCGAACTGGCGCGGCGGCTGAAGCGTGACGAGCTGACCGGCGGTATCCCGATCATCATGCTCACCGCCAAGGGCGAAGAGGACAACAAGATCCAGGGCCTGGAAGTCGGCGCCGACGACTACATCACCAAACCGTTCTCGCCGCGCGAACTGGTCGCCCGGCTCAAGGCGGTGCTGCGCCGTGCCGGGCCCAGCGATGGTGAAGCACCGATCGAAGTCGGCGGCCTACTGCTCGACCCGATCAGCCACCGCGTGACCATCGACGGCAAGCCGGCCGAGATGGGGCCCACCGAATATCGCCTGTTGCAGTTCTTCATGACCCACCAGGAGCGCGCCTACACTCGCGGCCAATTGCTCGACCAGGTCTGGGGCGGCAACGTGTATGTCGAAGAGCGCACCGTTGACGTACATATCCGCCGCCTGCGCAAGGCGCTCGGTGAGGTGTATGAGAATTTGGTGCAAACCGTACGTGGCACCGGCTATCGTTTCTCCACCAAAAGCTAG
- the ubiA gene encoding 4-hydroxybenzoate octaprenyltransferase: MYVNLLKSLNHLHPRAWDFVQLMRMEKPIGIYLLLWPTLWALWVAAKGVPSLSNLLIFVLGVILMRAAGCVINDYADRNFDGHVKRTRERPLASGKIAPREALVLFAVLLVLSFALVLCTNATTVWLSFGGLALAACYPFMKRYTFYPQVVLGAAFSWGMPMAFTAETGALPAAAWLLYLGNLLWTVAYDTYYAMADRDDDLQIGVKSTAILFGDADRLIIATLQGLALLCLLLAGARFALGGYFHLGLGVAALCFAWQFYSTRAREPQACLAAFLHNHWAGLAIFLGIVADYALR; this comes from the coding sequence ATGTACGTCAACTTGCTGAAATCGCTCAATCACCTGCATCCCCGCGCCTGGGATTTTGTCCAACTGATGCGCATGGAAAAACCCATCGGCATCTACCTGCTGCTGTGGCCAACCCTTTGGGCGCTCTGGGTCGCGGCCAAAGGTGTGCCGTCACTGAGCAATCTGCTGATCTTCGTGCTGGGTGTGATCCTGATGCGCGCCGCCGGTTGCGTGATCAACGACTATGCCGACCGCAACTTCGACGGTCACGTCAAACGGACCCGTGAACGCCCGCTGGCCAGTGGCAAAATCGCGCCCCGCGAAGCGCTGGTGCTATTTGCCGTGCTGCTGGTGCTGAGCTTCGCGCTGGTGCTCTGCACCAATGCCACGACGGTCTGGTTGTCCTTCGGCGGGCTGGCGTTGGCCGCCTGCTACCCCTTTATGAAGCGCTATACCTTCTACCCGCAGGTGGTGCTCGGCGCGGCGTTCTCCTGGGGGATGCCCATGGCCTTTACCGCCGAGACCGGCGCGCTGCCGGCTGCCGCCTGGCTGCTGTATCTCGGCAATCTGCTGTGGACGGTAGCCTACGACACCTATTATGCGATGGCCGACCGCGATGACGACTTGCAGATCGGAGTGAAGTCCACCGCCATTCTGTTCGGCGACGCCGACCGCCTGATCATCGCCACGCTACAGGGGCTGGCCCTGCTCTGCCTGCTGCTGGCCGGGGCGCGTTTTGCACTGGGCGGGTATTTCCACCTCGGGCTGGGCGTGGCGGCGCTGTGCTTTGCCTGGCAATTTTACAGCACCCGCGCGCGTGAGCCGCAGGCCTGCCTGGCGGCTTTTCTACACAACCACTGGGCCGGGCTGGCGATTTTCCTCGGTATCGTCGCCGACTACGCGTTGCGCTAA
- a CDS encoding chorismate--pyruvate lyase family protein encodes MPHAALAHPPRWLTATQLHPAPAAVLRDWLFDQGSLTRRLTALSAEAFSVTPLAEGWQTLRNDECTALQVPAGSQGWVREVYLRGHGQPWVFARSVAARSSLEGSGLALRELGSRSLGELLFSDRAFARGAIEVSRYPAAWLPVAVRAERLWARRSSFSRGGLAVLVAEVFLPTLWVAADVEA; translated from the coding sequence GTGCCGCACGCCGCCCTCGCTCACCCCCCCCGCTGGCTGACCGCCACGCAGCTGCACCCCGCGCCCGCGGCCGTGTTGCGTGATTGGTTGTTCGATCAAGGCTCGCTGACCCGGCGGCTGACTGCCCTCTCCGCCGAAGCGTTCAGCGTTACCCCGCTGGCGGAAGGTTGGCAGACGCTGCGCAACGACGAGTGTACCGCACTGCAGGTGCCGGCCGGCAGCCAAGGCTGGGTGCGCGAGGTGTATTTGCGCGGTCACGGCCAACCCTGGGTCTTCGCCCGTAGCGTGGCGGCGCGCAGCAGTTTGGAAGGCTCCGGGCTGGCGTTGCGTGAACTGGGTAGCCGCTCCCTCGGCGAATTGCTGTTCAGCGACCGCGCCTTCGCCCGTGGCGCCATCGAAGTCAGCCGTTACCCCGCCGCCTGGCTACCCGTGGCAGTCCGCGCCGAGCGCCTGTGGGCCCGCCGCTCCAGCTTCAGCCGTGGCGGATTGGCGGTGCTGGTGGCGGAAGTCTTTCTACCCACGCTTTGGGTTGCAGCCGACGTCGAGGCTTGA
- a CDS encoding rubredoxin, protein MKKWQCVVCGLIYDESLGWPDEGIVAGTPWQDVPEDWLCPDCGVGKLDFEMIEIA, encoded by the coding sequence ATGAAGAAGTGGCAGTGTGTGGTCTGTGGCCTGATTTACGATGAAAGCCTGGGTTGGCCGGATGAAGGCATTGTCGCCGGAACCCCGTGGCAGGATGTTCCGGAAGACTGGCTGTGCCCGGATTGTGGCGTGGGCAAGCTGGACTTCGAGATGATCGAAATCGCTTGA
- a CDS encoding rubredoxin — translation MRKWQCVVCGFIYDEAEGLPEEGIAPGTRWEDIPPDWLCPDCGVGKIDFEMIEIN, via the coding sequence ATGCGCAAGTGGCAATGTGTGGTGTGCGGCTTTATCTACGACGAAGCTGAGGGGCTGCCGGAAGAGGGCATAGCCCCAGGGACGCGCTGGGAAGACATTCCACCGGATTGGCTGTGCCCGGACTGTGGCGTCGGCAAGATAGATTTCGAGATGATCGAAATCAACTAG
- a CDS encoding NAD(P)/FAD-dependent oxidoreductase, translated as MSAPVVIVGTGLAGYNLAKEFRKLDGETPLLLITADDGRSYSKPMLSTGFGRNKDADGLSMAEPGAMADQLKAEIRTHTRITGIDPGHKRLWIGEEAVAYRDLVLAWGAETIRVPVAGDAQDAIFPINDLEDYARFRAAAAGKRRVLLLGAGLIGCEFANDLSLGGYAVELVAPCEQVMPGLLHPAAATAVQAGLEGLGARFHLGPVLVSLQRTAEGLDAHLSDGTRLQCDVVVSAVGLRPRVDLAAAAGLAVNRGVVVNRQLQTSHANIFALGDCAEVDGLNLLYVMPLMSCARALAQTLAGKPTAVSYGPMPVLVKTPACPLVVSPPPRGLDGEWTVEGNGADIKALCRDATGRLLGYALTGTAVQEKLALNKELPALLA; from the coding sequence ATGAGTGCACCTGTGGTGATCGTCGGCACCGGCCTGGCCGGTTACAACCTGGCCAAAGAATTTCGCAAGCTCGATGGTGAAACACCGCTGCTGCTGATTACCGCCGATGACGGCCGCTCCTATTCCAAGCCGATGCTTTCCACCGGCTTCGGCAGGAACAAGGACGCCGACGGCCTGAGCATGGCCGAGCCAGGCGCCATGGCCGATCAGCTCAAGGCCGAGATCCGCACCCATACCCGAATCACCGGCATCGACCCCGGCCATAAACGCCTGTGGATCGGCGAAGAGGCCGTGGCTTACCGCGATCTGGTGCTGGCCTGGGGCGCGGAAACCATTCGGGTGCCGGTGGCAGGCGATGCTCAGGACGCGATTTTCCCGATCAACGATCTGGAGGACTACGCGCGTTTCCGCGCGGCGGCAGCGGGCAAACGTCGGGTGTTGCTGCTCGGTGCCGGTCTGATCGGTTGCGAGTTTGCCAACGACCTCAGTCTCGGCGGCTATGCGGTTGAACTGGTGGCGCCCTGTGAGCAGGTGATGCCGGGGTTGCTGCACCCGGCCGCGGCGACCGCGGTACAGGCCGGCCTGGAAGGGCTCGGTGCGCGCTTTCACCTCGGCCCGGTACTGGTCAGTCTGCAGCGCACGGCGGAGGGTCTCGATGCCCATCTGTCCGATGGCACGCGGCTGCAGTGCGATGTGGTGGTCTCGGCCGTCGGCCTGCGTCCGCGGGTCGACCTGGCGGCGGCGGCCGGACTGGCGGTCAATCGCGGTGTGGTGGTGAACCGTCAGCTGCAGACTTCCCACGCGAATATCTTCGCGCTCGGCGATTGCGCCGAGGTCGATGGCCTCAACCTGCTCTATGTGATGCCGTTGATGAGCTGCGCGCGAGCCCTGGCGCAAACCCTTGCGGGCAAGCCGACCGCGGTCAGCTATGGGCCCATGCCGGTGCTGGTGAAAACGCCGGCCTGCCCACTGGTGGTCTCGCCGCCGCCGCGTGGTTTGGATGGGGAATGGACGGTGGAGGGCAATGGTGCCGATATCAAAGCGCTGTGCCGCGATGCGACGGGTCGCTTGCTGGGCTATGCGCTGACCGGCACTGCCGTGCAGGAAAAACTGGCGTTGAATAAGGAACTTCCGGCTCTCTTGGCGTGA
- a CDS encoding HU family DNA-binding protein, with protein sequence MRKPELAAAIAENTDLTKDQANRVLNAVLEEITGALNRKDSVTLVGFGTFVQRHRGARTGKNPQTGEPVKIKASNTVAFKPGKSLKDAVN encoded by the coding sequence ATGCGTAAACCGGAACTCGCCGCCGCCATCGCGGAAAATACCGATCTCACTAAAGATCAGGCCAATCGTGTACTCAATGCCGTGCTTGAAGAAATCACTGGCGCGCTGAACCGTAAGGACAGCGTGACCCTGGTCGGTTTCGGCACTTTTGTGCAACGCCACCGTGGCGCCCGCACAGGGAAAAACCCACAAACCGGCGAGCCGGTGAAGATCAAAGCCAGCAACACCGTCGCTTTCAAACCGGGCAAGTCCCTGAAAGACGCCGTGAACTGA
- a CDS encoding helicase has protein sequence MKFRFLLWMLGRLMAKASRGNPAFQQQLLDRDLVFQLHTLDGKIARHFIVKNQRVVSQRGSVAQPDFALGFKDAAYGFATMSAKNKQLAFMQGIQNKDIEIQGNPALVIWFQGLTKYLMPKKKPAEKKAA, from the coding sequence ATGAAATTCCGCTTTCTCCTCTGGATGCTGGGCCGCCTGATGGCCAAGGCCAGTCGTGGCAATCCCGCGTTCCAGCAGCAACTGCTTGACCGCGATCTGGTGTTCCAGCTGCATACTCTGGATGGCAAGATCGCCCGGCATTTCATCGTCAAGAATCAGCGGGTGGTCAGCCAGCGTGGCAGCGTTGCCCAGCCGGATTTCGCCCTGGGCTTTAAAGATGCGGCCTATGGCTTCGCAACCATGAGCGCAAAGAACAAGCAGTTGGCCTTTATGCAAGGCATTCAGAACAAAGACATCGAGATCCAGGGCAACCCGGCGCTGGTGATCTGGTTCCAGGGTCTGACCAAGTACTTGATGCCAAAGAAAAAACCCGCAGAGAAAAAAGCCGCCTGA
- a CDS encoding aminoacyl-tRNA deacylase and HDOD domain-containing protein, with protein sequence MTEVAFATDTSPQPPAVILQLLEKLGIPYQVRNKQSGLAPAQRVQAVLLDDAIGALLVLYPQSQLLDLDRLAELTGRKLAAVKPERQERMLAKHDLGVFPALPPLTSSPCLYDDRLLQEPQLLIESGQPGVLLEIPREAFKSLLSKASAARFGEPLSSIRPNLDRPDDDRAEITQAVQAFTARRIQQRLEETIEIPPLPETAQKIIKLRVDPDATVDDITGVVETDPALAAQVVSWAASPYYAAPGKIRSVEDAIVRVLGFDLVINLALGLALGKTLSLPKDQPQHATPYWQQAIYTAAVIEGLTRAIPRAQRPEAGLTYLAGLLHNFGYLVLAHVFPPHFSLICRHLEVNPHLSHSYIEQHLLGISREQIGAWLMRYWDMPEELASALRFQHDPDYQGAHAAYPNLVCLAVSLLRNRGIGSGPQSVIPQALFERLGLTRDKAEDAVSKVLEAEVALRELALQFHHPLH encoded by the coding sequence ATGACTGAAGTAGCCTTCGCCACCGACACCTCGCCGCAACCGCCGGCGGTGATTCTTCAGCTGCTGGAAAAGCTCGGCATACCCTACCAGGTGCGCAACAAGCAGTCTGGGCTAGCGCCCGCGCAACGGGTGCAGGCGGTGCTGCTCGACGATGCCATCGGCGCCCTGCTGGTGCTCTACCCGCAGAGCCAACTGCTCGACCTCGATCGGCTGGCGGAACTGACCGGGCGCAAACTCGCCGCGGTCAAACCCGAGCGTCAGGAGCGCATGTTGGCCAAGCACGACCTCGGCGTGTTCCCGGCGCTGCCGCCGCTGACCAGTTCACCCTGCCTGTATGACGACCGCCTACTGCAAGAGCCCCAGCTGCTGATCGAGTCCGGCCAGCCCGGCGTGCTCCTGGAGATCCCTCGCGAAGCCTTCAAAAGCCTGCTGAGCAAGGCCAGCGCAGCACGTTTCGGCGAGCCGCTGAGCAGCATTCGGCCCAACCTCGATCGCCCGGACGACGACCGCGCGGAAATCACCCAGGCGGTGCAGGCCTTCACCGCGCGGCGGATTCAGCAGCGTCTCGAGGAAACCATCGAGATCCCACCGCTGCCGGAAACCGCGCAGAAGATCATCAAGCTGCGCGTCGATCCGGACGCCACCGTCGATGACATCACCGGCGTAGTGGAAACCGACCCGGCACTGGCCGCACAGGTCGTCAGCTGGGCCGCTTCGCCCTATTACGCGGCGCCAGGCAAGATTCGCTCGGTGGAAGATGCCATCGTGCGCGTGCTCGGCTTCGATCTGGTGATCAACCTCGCCCTCGGCCTGGCGCTGGGTAAAACCCTGAGCCTGCCGAAGGATCAGCCACAACACGCCACCCCGTACTGGCAGCAAGCGATCTACACCGCGGCGGTGATCGAAGGCCTGACCCGCGCCATACCGCGCGCACAACGCCCGGAAGCCGGTCTGACCTACCTTGCCGGCTTGCTGCACAACTTCGGCTATCTGGTACTGGCGCATGTGTTCCCGCCGCACTTCTCGCTGATCTGCCGACACCTGGAGGTCAATCCGCACCTCAGCCACAGCTATATAGAGCAGCACCTGCTGGGGATTAGCCGGGAACAGATCGGCGCCTGGTTGATGCGTTACTGGGATATGCCGGAAGAACTGGCCAGCGCGCTGCGCTTCCAGCACGACCCGGACTACCAGGGCGCGCATGCCGCTTACCCGAATCTGGTCTGTCTGGCCGTCAGTTTGCTGCGTAACCGTGGCATCGGCTCTGGACCGCAAAGCGTAATCCCACAAGCGCTATTCGAGCGCCTGGGGCTGACGCGTGACAAAGCCGAGGATGCGGTAAGCAAGGTACTGGAAGCCGAAGTGGCACTGCGTGAATTGGCTCTGCAGTTCCACCACCCGCTGCACTGA
- the recG gene encoding ATP-dependent DNA helicase RecG — protein sequence MTELAAVSVTALKGVGAALAEKLARVGLETLQDVLFHLPLRYQDRTRIIPIGALRPGQDAVIEGVVAGADVLMGKRRSLLVRLQDGSGTLSLRFYHFSQAQKDGLKRGTQLRCYGEARPGASGLEIYHPEYRSLNGHEPIPVEQTLTPIYPTTEGLTQQRLRQLSEQALARLGPHSLPDWLPAELARDYQLGPLDEAIRYLHRPPADANLEELAEGRHWAQHRLAFEELLTHQLSLQRLRESLRAQEAPQLPKARRLPTQFLANLGFQPTGAQQRVGAEIAYDLSQPEPMLRLVQGDVGAGKTVVAALAALQALEAGYQVALMAPTEILAEQHFINFQRWLTPLGLDVAWLAGKLKGKARASALEQIANGTPMVVGTHALFQDEVQFKRLALVVIDEQHRFGVQQRLALRKKGVEGRLCPHQLIMTATPIPRTLAMSAYADLDTSILDELPPGRTPVNTVLVADSRRFEVIERVRSACHEGRQAYWVCTLIEESEELTCQAAETTFEDLSAALGGLHVGLIHGRMKPAEKAAVMAQFKKGQLQLLVATTVIEVGVDVPNASLMIIENPERLGLAQLHQLRGRVGRGSAASHCVLLYHPPLSQLGRERLGIMRETCDGFLIAEKDLELRGPGEMLGTRQTGLLQFKVADLMRDADLLPAVRDAAQALLARWPQHVSPLLERWLRHGQQYGQV from the coding sequence ATGACTGAACTGGCAGCGGTTTCCGTTACCGCTCTGAAGGGCGTAGGAGCAGCCTTGGCGGAAAAGCTCGCCCGCGTCGGCCTGGAAACCCTGCAAGATGTGCTGTTCCACCTGCCGCTACGCTACCAGGATCGCACCCGCATCATCCCGATCGGCGCCCTGCGCCCTGGTCAGGATGCGGTGATCGAAGGCGTCGTGGCCGGCGCCGATGTGCTGATGGGCAAGCGCCGTAGCCTGTTGGTGCGCCTGCAAGACGGCAGCGGCACCTTGAGCCTGCGCTTCTACCACTTCAGCCAGGCGCAGAAAGACGGCCTCAAGCGCGGCACCCAGCTGCGTTGCTACGGCGAAGCCCGGCCGGGAGCCTCGGGACTGGAGATTTATCACCCGGAATACCGCTCGCTGAATGGCCATGAACCGATCCCGGTGGAGCAGACGCTGACCCCGATCTACCCGACCACCGAGGGGCTGACGCAACAGCGCCTGCGTCAGCTCAGCGAACAGGCCCTGGCGCGGCTCGGCCCGCATAGCCTGCCGGACTGGCTACCCGCCGAACTGGCGCGCGACTACCAGCTCGGCCCGCTGGACGAGGCAATCCGTTACCTGCACCGGCCACCGGCGGACGCCAATCTGGAGGAACTGGCCGAGGGCCGGCATTGGGCCCAGCATCGCCTGGCCTTCGAAGAGTTATTGACTCACCAACTGTCGCTGCAGCGCCTGCGCGAAAGCCTGCGCGCACAAGAAGCGCCGCAACTGCCGAAGGCGCGCCGACTGCCCACGCAGTTCCTCGCCAACCTGGGCTTTCAGCCAACCGGCGCGCAACAACGGGTCGGCGCCGAAATCGCCTACGACCTAAGCCAGCCCGAACCGATGCTGCGCCTGGTGCAAGGCGACGTTGGCGCCGGCAAGACGGTGGTCGCCGCCCTCGCCGCCCTGCAAGCGCTGGAGGCCGGCTATCAAGTCGCGCTGATGGCGCCGACCGAGATTCTCGCCGAGCAGCACTTCATCAACTTCCAGCGCTGGCTGACGCCGCTCGGTCTCGACGTAGCCTGGCTGGCCGGCAAGCTCAAGGGCAAGGCCCGCGCTAGCGCGCTGGAGCAGATCGCCAATGGCACGCCGATGGTGGTCGGCACCCACGCACTGTTTCAGGATGAAGTGCAGTTCAAGCGCCTGGCCCTGGTGGTGATCGACGAGCAGCACCGTTTCGGCGTGCAGCAGCGCCTGGCCCTGCGCAAGAAGGGCGTCGAGGGGCGTCTCTGCCCGCACCAACTGATCATGACCGCCACGCCGATTCCGCGAACCCTGGCGATGAGCGCCTATGCCGACCTGGACACCTCGATCCTCGACGAGCTGCCGCCCGGCCGCACCCCGGTCAACACCGTGCTGGTGGCCGACAGCCGGCGCTTCGAAGTGATCGAGCGAGTCCGCTCGGCCTGCCACGAGGGGCGCCAGGCCTATTGGGTCTGCACGCTGATCGAGGAATCCGAGGAGTTGACCTGCCAAGCCGCCGAGACCACCTTCGAGGATCTCTCTGCCGCCCTCGGCGGCCTGCATGTCGGGCTGATTCACGGGCGCATGAAGCCGGCGGAAAAGGCCGCCGTGATGGCCCAGTTCAAAAAGGGCCAGTTGCAATTGTTGGTCGCGACCACGGTGATCGAAGTCGGCGTCGACGTGCCGAATGCCAGCCTGATGATCATCGAAAACCCCGAACGCCTCGGCCTGGCCCAGCTGCATCAGCTGCGCGGGCGGGTTGGCCGTGGCAGCGCCGCCAGCCACTGCGTGCTGCTCTACCATCCACCACTGTCGCAACTCGGCCGTGAACGCCTGGGCATCATGCGCGAGACCTGCGATGGCTTCTTGATCGCCGAGAAAGACCTGGAGCTACGCGGTCCCGGAGAAATGCTCGGCACCCGACAGACCGGCTTACTGCAGTTCAAGGTCGCCGACCTGATGCGCGATGCGGACTTGTTGCCAGCCGTTCGCGATGCCGCACAAGCCCTACTGGCGCGCTGGCCGCAGCATGTCAGCCCACTGCTGGAACGCTGGTTACGGCACGGCCAACAATACGGTCAAGTGTGA
- a CDS encoding hydrogen peroxide-inducible genes activator, with amino-acid sequence MTLTELRYIVTLAQEQHFGRAAERCHVSQPTLSVGVKKLEDELGVLIFERSKSAVRLTPVGEGIVTQAQKVLEQAQGIRELAQAGKNQLAAPLKVGAIYTVGPYLFPHLIPQLHRVAPQMPLYIEENFTHVLRDKLRNGELDAVIIALPFQEADVLTKVLYDEPFYVLLPNGHAWAAKKTIDAEQLNDKSLLLLGEGHCFRDQVLEACPTLRKGGEEHAKHTTVESSSLETIRHMVASGMGISILPFSAVDSHHYAPGVFEVRPLTPPVPFRTVAIAWRASFPRPRAIEVLADSIRLCSVARPLAQEA; translated from the coding sequence ATGACCCTCACCGAACTGCGCTACATCGTCACCCTGGCTCAAGAGCAGCATTTCGGGCGTGCGGCCGAGCGTTGCCATGTCAGCCAGCCGACCCTTTCGGTCGGGGTGAAAAAACTCGAAGACGAACTCGGCGTGCTGATCTTCGAGCGCAGTAAGAGCGCAGTCCGCTTGACCCCGGTCGGTGAAGGCATCGTCACCCAGGCGCAAAAAGTCCTGGAGCAGGCGCAAGGCATCCGCGAACTGGCGCAGGCCGGCAAGAACCAACTGGCCGCACCGCTCAAGGTCGGCGCCATCTACACCGTCGGCCCTTACCTGTTTCCCCATCTGATCCCGCAGCTGCACCGCGTCGCGCCACAGATGCCGCTGTATATCGAAGAAAATTTCACCCACGTGCTGCGCGACAAACTGCGCAACGGCGAACTGGACGCGGTCATCATCGCGCTGCCCTTCCAGGAAGCCGACGTGCTGACCAAAGTGCTGTATGACGAACCGTTCTATGTGCTGCTACCCAACGGCCACGCATGGGCGGCGAAGAAAACCATCGACGCCGAACAGCTCAACGACAAGAGCCTGCTGCTGCTGGGTGAGGGTCATTGTTTCCGCGATCAGGTGCTGGAAGCCTGCCCGACCCTGCGCAAGGGCGGCGAAGAGCACGCCAAGCACACCACGGTGGAATCCAGCTCGCTGGAAACCATTCGGCACATGGTCGCCTCCGGCATGGGTATCTCGATCCTGCCGTTCTCCGCAGTGGACAGCCATCACTACGCCCCCGGCGTATTCGAAGTGCGCCCGCTAACCCCGCCAGTGCCGTTTCGCACGGTGGCCATTGCCTGGCGCGCGAGCTTCCCGCGGCCGCGGGCGATCGAGGTGCTGGCCGACTCGATCCGCCTGTGCTCGGTCGCACGGCCGCTGGCCCAAGAAGCTTAA